A region of Thermobifida halotolerans DNA encodes the following proteins:
- a CDS encoding SUKH-4 family immunity protein: MVTYEQAVAIADAWLNGSASPERRREVRTHEFDLGWVVWAVPAGAAERDRVAQRRRSPSDTGDACGVVDRRTGELSTWPSVPVEEVVRMYRDKHASDLFPYDPSLPPVVGPGNSVVFTYRDSGGEESAITRLSGPGMPPPEIQIWTELRWMGVRPEAVVGVHSDLYPADLPGGYHGRFLRDTLGGVEVSCSHDYGPTRAARARGMAALVDRTETVQRLTGAAPRPRPNRVPFPPGGPGRPVTDGMLQRTLSEAFLQVRRYGADLLADSGLPETVRTTLGRAGLPGLVPYFFAADSPNHPPAGGLFCDAATHLRARGVEVPGPAAETLAEYVRIGSDGGGAVAVRRGAPDTGSVWVIDVRTGASRYVNRSVAEFCRCLVLLSRTLPTLRGRDPYAAGRGVAEFQEALADIDGSVFGDPEHWWAVIVEQMWDGLL; the protein is encoded by the coding sequence ATGGTCACGTATGAGCAGGCGGTCGCGATCGCGGACGCGTGGCTCAACGGCTCCGCCTCGCCGGAGCGGCGTCGGGAGGTGCGGACCCACGAGTTCGACCTGGGCTGGGTCGTCTGGGCCGTTCCCGCCGGCGCCGCCGAACGCGATCGGGTGGCGCAACGGCGGCGTTCTCCCTCCGACACCGGGGACGCGTGCGGGGTGGTCGACCGGCGCACCGGAGAGTTGAGTACCTGGCCGTCGGTTCCGGTGGAGGAGGTCGTGCGGATGTACCGGGACAAGCACGCCTCCGACCTCTTCCCCTACGACCCGTCGCTGCCGCCGGTCGTCGGCCCCGGCAACTCGGTGGTGTTCACCTACCGCGACTCCGGGGGCGAGGAGTCCGCCATCACCCGTCTCTCCGGCCCCGGCATGCCGCCCCCGGAGATCCAGATCTGGACCGAGCTGCGGTGGATGGGGGTGCGGCCCGAGGCCGTCGTGGGCGTCCACTCCGACCTGTACCCCGCGGACCTGCCCGGCGGCTACCACGGTCGTTTCCTGCGCGACACCCTCGGCGGCGTCGAGGTGTCCTGCTCCCACGACTACGGGCCCACGCGCGCCGCCCGCGCCCGCGGCATGGCCGCGCTCGTCGACCGGACCGAGACGGTGCAGCGACTGACCGGGGCCGCACCGCGGCCGCGCCCCAACCGGGTGCCGTTTCCCCCAGGGGGGCCGGGGCGTCCGGTGACCGACGGAATGCTGCAGCGGACACTGTCGGAGGCGTTCTTGCAGGTGCGGCGCTACGGTGCCGACCTGCTGGCCGACAGCGGACTTCCGGAGACCGTCCGCACCACTCTGGGACGGGCCGGGCTGCCCGGGCTGGTCCCCTACTTCTTCGCCGCCGACTCCCCGAACCACCCGCCCGCCGGCGGGCTGTTCTGCGACGCCGCCACCCACCTGCGGGCGCGGGGAGTCGAGGTGCCCGGACCGGCGGCCGAGACCCTGGCCGAGTACGTGCGTATCGGCAGTGACGGGGGAGGCGCGGTCGCGGTGCGCCGCGGCGCGCCCGACACCGGGTCGGTGTGGGTGATCGACGTGCGCACCGGGGCGTCCCGCTACGTCAACCGGTCGGTGGCGGAGTTCTGCCGCTGTCTGGTGCTGCTGTCGCGGACGCTGCCGACCCTGCGCGGCCGGGACCCGTACGCGGCGGGCAGGGGCGTCGCCGAGTTCCAGGAGGCGCTCGCCGACATCGACGGCTCGGTGTTCGGCGACCCCGAGCACTGGTGGGCGGTGATCGTCGAGCAGATGTGGGACGGGCTGCTGTGA
- a CDS encoding methyltransferase domain-containing protein produces MTLLSAPEWRSLLLALADTLPEDVVADPAWRRAFLSVPRHVFVPGFYGDQRPRPRWIGPDDPSWLPRVYSDVSLVTQIRQHPDDPRNWWPTSSSSRPSLMLAMLHALDVADGMRVLELGTGTGYNAALLTARLGEAGVVSVDIDPALVEEARDRLARLGLHPTLAVADSTAGHRAAAPYDRVIATHSVERVPYAWVEQTRPGGVILVDIRSVGNARVGHIARLTVHADGTATGDFRAVASGSFMPARREVAVPDQRLLPARDLRDATTRASDLGGGVLADPDLAFALWVTVPDLSIVPTGPRTLVFTPDGSWASAPADPGRVQVAGERDLWHAVEEVHAAWQAAGRPRVEEYTVTVTEHGQRIEA; encoded by the coding sequence GTCCGCCCCGGAATGGCGGTCGCTGCTGCTCGCCCTCGCCGACACGCTCCCCGAGGACGTGGTGGCCGACCCCGCCTGGCGCCGCGCCTTTCTGTCGGTCCCCCGGCACGTGTTCGTGCCCGGCTTCTACGGCGACCAGCGGCCCCGGCCACGCTGGATCGGCCCCGACGACCCGTCCTGGCTGCCGCGTGTCTACTCCGACGTCTCGCTGGTCACCCAGATCCGCCAACACCCCGACGACCCGCGCAACTGGTGGCCCACCTCCTCCAGCAGCCGCCCCTCCCTCATGCTGGCCATGCTCCACGCCCTCGACGTCGCCGACGGCATGCGGGTGCTGGAACTGGGCACCGGTACCGGCTACAACGCCGCACTGCTCACCGCCCGCCTCGGCGAGGCGGGCGTGGTCTCCGTCGACATCGACCCCGCCCTGGTGGAGGAGGCCCGCGACCGCCTGGCCCGCCTCGGCCTGCACCCGACGCTCGCCGTGGCCGACAGCACCGCAGGCCATCGTGCCGCCGCCCCCTACGACCGGGTGATCGCCACCCACTCGGTGGAGCGGGTGCCCTACGCCTGGGTGGAGCAGACCCGCCCTGGCGGCGTCATCCTCGTCGACATCCGGTCGGTCGGCAACGCCCGCGTGGGCCACATCGCCCGCCTGACCGTGCACGCCGACGGCACCGCCACCGGCGACTTCCGCGCGGTCGCCTCGGGGTCGTTCATGCCCGCCCGCCGCGAGGTCGCCGTCCCCGACCAGCGCCTGCTGCCCGCCCGCGACCTGCGCGACGCCACCACACGCGCCAGCGACCTCGGCGGCGGCGTCCTGGCCGACCCGGACCTGGCGTTCGCGCTGTGGGTGACCGTACCCGACCTCAGTATCGTCCCCACCGGCCCCCGGACACTCGTGTTCACCCCTGACGGCTCGTGGGCAAGCGCTCCCGCGGACCCCGGCAGGGTGCAGGTCGCCGGAGAGCGCGACCTGTGGCACGCGGTCGAGGAGGTCCACGCCGCCTGGCAGGCGGCGGGACGTCCCCGGGTGGAGGAGTACACCGTCACCGTGACCGAGCACGGGCAGCGCATCGAGGCGTGA
- a CDS encoding FGGY family carbohydrate kinase — protein sequence MGRDALLGVDLGTSGVKAVVVGADATVLGEADAACPVRSPRPGRTETDPDAWWAATVAAVRAALCRADHPTITAVGVDGQMHGLVLARDDAEPVRPALLWADQRAGAELDRWQELAKTDRERLANPLVPGMTGPLLAWTARHEPAALARARWALLPKDWLRLRLTGAAATDPSDASATLLWDVPADAWSGAALRAADVPEGLLPPVVASDEAAGRLREDAAAELGLPSGIPVAAGAGDTPAALLAAGLAPGQVQITVGSGAQIVTGAAEPAPVPGVHVYRTAEKAGWYRMAAVQNAGLALDWVRALLGATWEELYAAVEGAPDSGGVVFLPHLTGERTPALGVSGALSGLRLATGRTEILRAAVEGVAFTLRHAATLLPDGLPPTVRLTGGGARDPRLRALLADVLGVELHPVRLRSASALGAAQLAARAAALEMARPRPHRDPVVRPTDRSEIYNVKFQRYLEQLDTSRI from the coding sequence ATGGGACGGGACGCGCTGCTGGGCGTGGACCTGGGCACCAGCGGCGTCAAGGCCGTGGTGGTGGGCGCGGACGCGACCGTGCTGGGCGAGGCCGACGCCGCCTGCCCGGTCCGCTCCCCGCGTCCGGGGCGGACCGAGACCGACCCGGACGCCTGGTGGGCGGCGACCGTGGCCGCGGTCCGCGCCGCGCTGTGCCGCGCCGACCACCCCACGATCACCGCCGTGGGCGTCGACGGGCAGATGCACGGCCTCGTGCTCGCCCGTGACGACGCCGAGCCCGTGCGGCCGGCACTGCTGTGGGCCGACCAGCGGGCCGGGGCCGAACTCGACCGCTGGCAAGAGCTCGCAAAGACCGACCGGGAGCGCCTGGCCAACCCGCTGGTCCCCGGCATGACGGGACCGCTGCTGGCCTGGACGGCCCGCCACGAACCCGCCGCCCTGGCCCGGGCGCGCTGGGCGCTGCTGCCCAAGGACTGGCTGCGGCTGCGTCTGACCGGCGCCGCGGCCACCGACCCCTCCGACGCCTCGGCGACCCTGCTGTGGGACGTGCCCGCCGATGCCTGGTCCGGGGCGGCCCTGCGCGCCGCCGACGTCCCGGAGGGGCTGCTGCCGCCGGTGGTCGCCTCCGACGAGGCGGCCGGCCGCCTGCGCGAGGACGCGGCCGCCGAACTGGGACTGCCCTCCGGAATCCCGGTGGCCGCGGGAGCGGGCGACACCCCCGCCGCGCTGCTGGCCGCCGGTCTGGCCCCCGGACAGGTCCAGATCACCGTGGGCAGCGGCGCCCAGATCGTCACGGGCGCGGCCGAACCCGCCCCGGTTCCCGGCGTACACGTCTACCGCACCGCCGAGAAGGCGGGCTGGTACCGCATGGCCGCCGTGCAGAACGCCGGACTGGCCCTGGACTGGGTGCGCGCCCTGCTGGGCGCCACCTGGGAGGAGCTGTACGCCGCCGTGGAAGGCGCGCCGGACAGCGGGGGAGTGGTGTTCCTGCCCCACCTGACGGGGGAGCGCACCCCCGCCCTGGGGGTGTCCGGGGCGCTGTCGGGGTTGCGCCTGGCCACCGGCCGCACCGAGATCCTGCGCGCCGCCGTGGAGGGCGTGGCCTTCACCCTGCGCCACGCCGCCACCCTGCTGCCCGACGGCCTGCCGCCCACCGTCCGCCTGACCGGGGGAGGAGCGCGCGACCCGCGCCTGCGCGCCCTGCTCGCCGACGTGCTCGGCGTGGAACTGCACCCGGTGCGGTTGCGCAGCGCCTCCGCCCTGGGCGCGGCCCAGTTGGCGGCACGCGCCGCCGCCCTGGAGATGGCCCGGCCCCGACCGCACCGGGACCCGGTGGTGCGCCCCACCGACCGATCAGAAATCTACAATGTCAAGTTCCAGCGTTATCTGGAGCAACTGGACACTTCCCGCATCTGA
- a CDS encoding 4a-hydroxytetrahydrobiopterin dehydratase: MRVLSEEEISTALASLAHWEHQADALARLAPTDDPAGMRAAVDSVSGAERDHVATRAAPNGLVVRVATPGAGVTDTDVELAARIEQTIEMGGSDARPQPPGGR, encoded by the coding sequence ATGCGGGTGCTGAGCGAGGAGGAGATCTCCACCGCGCTGGCGAGTCTGGCGCACTGGGAGCACCAGGCCGACGCGCTGGCCCGGTTGGCTCCCACCGACGATCCGGCCGGGATGCGTGCGGCGGTCGACAGCGTCTCGGGGGCCGAACGCGACCACGTGGCCACCCGGGCCGCCCCCAACGGGCTGGTGGTGCGGGTGGCCACCCCGGGAGCGGGGGTCACCGACACGGACGTGGAACTGGCCGCGCGCATCGAGCAGACCATCGAGATGGGCGGCTCCGACGCGCGGCCTCAACCCCCGGGCGGGCGCTGA
- a CDS encoding DUF6624 domain-containing protein, giving the protein MMHDHTTEPRARLREELLARARRDTEARTAVPVGRDPEEWRRAVAPVDRDNTAWLRDVIGEHGWPGRSLVGEDGAHAAWLLVQHAPHDLQQRCLPLLREAVAAGEAEATELAYLEDRVRCHEGMPQRYGTQYLRLPDGEVRLYEVEDPEGLDERRAAVGLEPHSDYDTRIRAGA; this is encoded by the coding sequence ATGATGCACGACCACACCACTGAGCCGAGGGCACGGCTGCGGGAGGAACTGCTGGCGCGGGCGCGGCGGGACACCGAGGCGCGCACGGCCGTTCCGGTCGGCCGTGACCCCGAGGAGTGGCGGCGGGCCGTCGCCCCGGTCGACAGGGACAACACGGCGTGGCTGCGCGATGTCATCGGCGAGCACGGCTGGCCGGGACGCAGCCTGGTGGGTGAGGACGGCGCGCACGCCGCGTGGCTGCTGGTCCAGCACGCCCCACACGACCTGCAGCAGCGCTGCCTGCCCCTGCTGCGCGAGGCGGTCGCCGCGGGGGAGGCCGAAGCCACCGAACTCGCCTACCTGGAGGACCGCGTCCGCTGCCACGAGGGGATGCCGCAGCGCTACGGCACCCAGTACCTGCGTCTGCCCGACGGCGAGGTGCGACTGTACGAGGTGGAGGACCCCGAGGGGCTGGACGAGCGCCGCGCGGCCGTCGGGTTGGAACCGCATTCCGACTACGACACCCGCATCCGGGCCGGGGCCTGA
- a CDS encoding lysylphosphatidylglycerol synthase transmembrane domain-containing protein: MRTGQSTPKAAAGPAGGIARRPFDLLFTFAGAVLLALALLVVAASAEPSPVTELPGGADPPELRSLLPPPLLGLAAGLANLTVLLLGGVTVAERLASRDLRHVVRSLAAAGLGYGATVALNTALVALTGPAMPDILSVSTTGGVASNPLHAYLAAVVAYLHASRSVHLPRVMGAMAVGVAVTATSVLLSGYTTALSLVLTLLVGAVCASLVSYVVGMSTPPPAAGRLVRELTRLGLEPLCLDPVGEDSDGNQRFVAETVSRRLDVTVVNSDPVGGVWKRLLSKIVLRNAAAPPLLLGLRDRIEHTALLEYAAAAAGTATPRLLAVGDLEAAAAVLVREHVSLRPLTDLADTELTDAFLDEVWAQLRLLHRHRIAHRAISPDVVTRRADGRAAFVGLSTGSIAAGTWAVSLDNAALLVTLALRVGPRRAVASAVRNTDTDTVAAILPFLQSAGLPPALRRAVRAHRGLLGQVREEISRIAPHAPAQPVQLERMPPRTVVTVAVVTVVGLALAYQLAGVDWTTISDPDPAWTGTAVALSLLCVLAPAIALLGFSPVRLRLWRTVLVQYASSFVRIATPAGVGSLAINTRYLVREGATTAQAVSAVGVSQLAGVVTLVPLLVLSAYLSNTDYPGDFSPSFTLLVVVGVLSVLVAAVLAIPRLRRAAVGRLRPHLHGVLPQLLDLIQQPRRLLLGLGGTLLLTVCLVLCLYASLRAFGVAPSLAAVGVVYLAGNAIGSAAPSPGGLGAVEAALIGGLTAVAGVPAAGALSGVLLFRLLTFWLPVLPGWLAFTRLQHRRAI, from the coding sequence GTGAGAACAGGGCAGTCCACACCCAAAGCCGCGGCGGGCCCGGCCGGAGGAATCGCGCGACGGCCGTTCGACCTGCTGTTCACCTTCGCGGGCGCCGTGCTGCTGGCCCTCGCGCTCCTGGTCGTCGCGGCCTCCGCCGAACCGTCTCCGGTCACCGAGCTGCCGGGCGGCGCCGATCCCCCCGAACTGCGCTCCCTGCTGCCGCCGCCGCTGCTCGGCCTGGCCGCGGGCCTGGCCAACCTCACCGTGCTGCTGCTGGGCGGCGTCACGGTGGCCGAACGCCTCGCCAGCCGCGACCTCCGCCACGTGGTGCGCTCACTCGCCGCGGCCGGACTCGGCTACGGCGCCACCGTCGCCCTCAACACGGCCCTGGTCGCCCTCACCGGGCCCGCGATGCCCGACATCCTGAGCGTCTCCACCACCGGTGGCGTCGCCAGCAACCCGCTGCACGCCTACCTCGCCGCCGTCGTCGCCTACCTGCACGCCAGCCGTTCCGTGCACCTGCCCCGCGTCATGGGCGCCATGGCGGTGGGAGTCGCGGTCACCGCCACCTCGGTGCTGCTGTCCGGATACACCACCGCGCTCTCCCTGGTGCTGACCCTGCTCGTCGGCGCGGTCTGCGCCTCCCTGGTCAGCTACGTCGTGGGGATGAGCACTCCGCCCCCCGCCGCCGGGCGCCTCGTCCGCGAACTGACCCGGCTGGGCCTGGAACCGCTGTGCCTGGACCCCGTCGGCGAGGACTCCGACGGCAACCAGCGGTTCGTCGCCGAGACCGTCAGCCGGCGCCTGGACGTGACGGTGGTCAACTCCGACCCGGTGGGCGGGGTGTGGAAGCGGCTGCTGTCGAAGATCGTGCTGCGCAACGCGGCGGCCCCGCCGCTGCTGCTGGGGCTGCGCGACCGGATCGAGCACACCGCCCTGCTGGAGTACGCGGCCGCCGCCGCGGGCACGGCCACCCCCCGCCTGCTGGCCGTCGGTGATCTCGAAGCCGCGGCCGCCGTCCTGGTCCGCGAGCACGTCAGCCTCCGCCCGCTCACCGACCTGGCCGACACCGAACTGACCGACGCGTTCCTCGACGAGGTCTGGGCACAACTGCGCCTGCTGCACCGCCACCGCATCGCCCACCGCGCGATCAGCCCCGACGTCGTCACCCGCCGCGCCGACGGACGCGCCGCCTTCGTCGGGCTGTCCACCGGCAGCATCGCCGCCGGGACCTGGGCCGTCTCCCTCGACAACGCCGCCCTGCTGGTCACGCTGGCCCTGCGGGTGGGGCCGCGCCGCGCCGTGGCCTCGGCGGTGCGCAACACCGACACCGACACCGTCGCCGCCATCCTGCCGTTCCTGCAGAGCGCCGGACTGCCCCCGGCGCTGCGCCGTGCCGTACGCGCCCACCGCGGCCTGCTGGGACAGGTGCGCGAGGAGATCTCCCGCATCGCCCCCCACGCGCCCGCCCAACCGGTGCAACTGGAGCGGATGCCGCCGCGCACCGTGGTCACCGTCGCCGTGGTCACCGTCGTCGGCCTGGCCCTGGCCTACCAGCTCGCCGGGGTCGACTGGACCACCATCAGCGACCCCGACCCCGCCTGGACCGGCACCGCCGTCGCCCTGTCGCTGCTGTGCGTGCTGGCCCCCGCCATCGCGCTGCTCGGCTTCTCCCCGGTGCGGCTGCGGCTGTGGCGCACCGTACTGGTCCAGTACGCCTCCTCCTTCGTGCGCATCGCCACCCCCGCGGGCGTGGGCTCACTCGCGATCAACACCCGCTACCTCGTCCGCGAGGGCGCCACCACCGCCCAGGCGGTCTCCGCCGTGGGCGTCTCCCAACTCGCCGGGGTGGTCACCCTCGTCCCCCTGCTGGTGCTGAGCGCCTACCTGTCCAACACCGACTACCCCGGCGACTTCTCCCCGTCGTTCACCCTGCTGGTCGTGGTGGGGGTGCTGTCGGTGCTGGTCGCGGCCGTGCTGGCGATCCCGCGGCTGCGCCGGGCCGCCGTCGGGCGGCTGCGCCCCCACCTCCACGGGGTGCTGCCGCAACTGCTGGACCTCATCCAGCAGCCGCGCCGCCTGCTCCTGGGACTCGGCGGTACGCTGCTGCTCACCGTCTGCCTGGTGCTGTGCCTGTACGCCAGCCTCAGGGCGTTCGGTGTGGCCCCGTCACTGGCCGCCGTCGGCGTCGTCTACCTGGCGGGCAACGCCATCGGCTCGGCCGCGCCCTCACCGGGCGGCCTCGGCGCGGTCGAGGCCGCCCTCATCGGCGGACTGACCGCCGTGGCGGGGGTGCCCGCCGCGGGCGCGCTGTCGGGAGTCCTGCTGTTCCGGCTGCTGACCTTCTGGCTTCCGGTGCTGCCCGGATGGCTGGCCTTCACCCGGTTGCAGCACCGCAGAGCGATCTGA